A window from Fusarium musae strain F31 chromosome 8, whole genome shotgun sequence encodes these proteins:
- a CDS encoding hypothetical protein (EggNog:ENOG41) yields MHTSNQPIALLPPTCEGLPSTSIRPSARQAEPGHDEGLTTDNEPPRHHLINRYWKVVFILTILLFVFTPARPAIPKKLDEDILLQMARRMNSLAVPCPRDLPRNIKDYPPPDQQTIATLAEFEKLPQEYLRQGHGLYCRLMNPDSPWSSDFRYIYALPEDIVRYLLIETNTSIFDEPIVAPIFERSRRIVLVEKERRRRLARIIERKIEELYIQKGLGSMNE; encoded by the coding sequence ATGCATACTTCCAACCAGCCTATTGCCTTACTTCCTCCGACTTGTGAAGGTCTCCCTTCCACCTCAATAAGACCCAGTGCTCGCCAAGCCGAGCCTGGCCACGATGAGGGGCTCACCACCGATAACGAGCCCCCGCGccaccatctcatcaaccgcTATTGGAAAGTTGTATTCATCCTGACAATACTCCTCTTCGTATTCACCCCTGCACGTCCTGCCATCCCAAAGAAGCTCGATGAGGATATCCTGCTCCAAATGGCCCGTCGCATGAACAGCCTAGCCGTTCCCTGCCCCAGGGATCTACCACGAAATATCAAAGACTATCCCCCTCCTGATCAACAAACTATTGCGACACTCGcagagtttgagaagctACCTCAGGAGTATTTACGACAAGGCCACGGACTATACTGCCGTCTGATGAATCCAGATTCTCCCTGGTCCAGCGACTTTCGTTATATCTACGCACTGCCCGAGGACATTGTCAGATACCTTTTGATCGAGACCAACACGTCAATATTTGATGAACCTATCGTTGCCCCAATCTTTGAGCGAAGCAGACGCATCGTGCTTGTCGAGAAGGAAAGGAGGCGCAGATTGGCGAGGATCATTGAACGAAAGATTGAGGAGTTGTATATCCAGAAGGGCCTTGGCTCGATGAACGAATAA
- a CDS encoding hypothetical protein (EggNog:ENOG41), whose product MSVDLPVDRLELDALREKVAIISDENKYLNDQNDALVETNGHLAIDNEDLKKKLSLAEERAERYFDFWRSAEEELTKQLELNEKLKQQLEAAKAGEPEAKESSN is encoded by the coding sequence ATGTCCGTGGACCTACCAGTTGAtcgccttgagcttgacgcCCTTCGGGAGAAGGTGGCGATCATTTCTGACGAGAACAAGTATCTAAATGACCAGAATGACGCGCTTGTGGAAACCAATGGCCACCTCGCCATTGACAATgaggacttgaagaagaagctctcctTGGCAGAGGAGCGGGCGGAGAGGTACTTTGACTTCTGGCGCTcagctgaggaggagcttACCAAACAGCTGGAGCTgaatgagaagctcaagcaacAGCTTGAGGCCGCTAAGGCGGGGGAACCTGAAGCCAAAGAAAGCTCCAACTAG